In Helianthus annuus cultivar XRQ/B chromosome 3, HanXRQr2.0-SUNRISE, whole genome shotgun sequence, a single window of DNA contains:
- the LOC110932286 gene encoding protein FAR1-RELATED SEQUENCE 5-like, with protein sequence MYKPPSGDLEGEVADADNLIICTPQRGSGAGIDVEGTLFLEQFALSGTPVTVGVERGSSSGGSRTPLMTPNQATDIDNAPESEDECFSWFTPNGTRYWCPAAPENIKPRIEAVFQQWEDVPEMYDLYAGHCGFSTRLGTIKRKKGVITHRYIVCSNHGKPHSQNRDFNSLDETSLKIRQATFRVCDCKACIRVRFDESSGVWVLYHFEENHNHPMVPSHNRDLTKKRRKLDFFTKEFIHRASLSKVGPSMAHRDAHLVIEKMKDRVNHLPNYTFKYSVENGEIRHMFWADEISKVNYQAFGDVLAFDATYQTNKYNLIFVPFTGVDNNKRCVTFGAGLLFCETIEAYTWLLRAFLDAHNKQPTLVLTDQDPAMRQAVTAVFDRSLHRLCMWHIMKKLPAKITGEVAHNTEFRAAVHKLVWNIYIKPVTFERRWGKLLEKYGLEGHEWLRDMYNIKEMWVPAYFREIPMSCLMKTTSRQRVGDFKADDRAHEFRSGLAIEKHCALLYSPAIFIEVRKEILKGLLHCYTTGVEEVDGRKVYTVTHLDKRSDVVNEFTVKVDPVEDTTTCSCNLWCRIGYLCRHIFCVYRQTKVDEIPAKYVVSRWRRHVLPKSVFRVEFRYGVDLSPVSLTRNTLVDCFSEAFEAVMGDRAAMEDFVEKIKGWTKEFNDDRRGKRVAEATESQVMADMLGVVVEDEESTPVSCSNPQGVRNKGCGTNKRMIGPGERAVQNHQKPQRLCRTCNRFVTGHDSRNCPEKRKTAEP encoded by the exons ATGTATAAACCTCCGAGTGGCGACTTGGAAGGAGAAGTCGCCGATGCAGATAATCTTATCATTTGCACCCCACAACGGGGATCAGGAGCGGGGATTGATGTCGAAGGCACTCTGTTTCTGGAGCAGTTTGCTCTCTCTGGGACGCCGGTTACTGTGGGTGTTGAGCGAGGATCAAGTTCTGGTGGTTCCCGGACTCCATTGATGACCCCAAACCAGGCAACAGACATTG ACAATGCCCCAGAGTCAGAGGACGAGTGCTTTTCCTGGTTCACTCCAAATGGGACACGCTACTGGTGCCCAGCTGCTCCGGAAAACATAAAACCAAGAATCGAGGCCGTGTTTCAGCAATGGGAAGACGTCCCGGAGATGTATGACCTCTACGCAGGTCACTGTGGGTTTTCAACTAGGCTTGGGACAATTAAGCGAAAGAAAGGAGTTATCACGCACCGGTACATTGTTTGTTCCAACCACGGGAAGCCGCATAGCCAGAATAGGGACTTCAATAGCCTTGACGAGACATCGCTGAAGATAAGGCAGGCCACTTTCCGTGTGTGTGACTGTAAAGCTTGCATACGTGTGAGGTTTGATGAGTCATCTGGTGTTTGGGTGTTGTATCACTTTGAAGAGAACCATAACCATCCTATGGTCCCATCGCATAACAGAGATCTAACGAAAAAACGCCGGAAGCTTGATTTTTTTACTAAAGAATTCATCCATCGAGCAAGTCTTAGCAAGGTCGGACCGTCGATGGCACATAG GGACGCACATTTGGTGATCGAGAAGATGAAAGATCGGGTCAACCACCTGCCGAACTACACCTTTAAGTACAGCGTGGAAAACGGCGAAATTCGACACATGTTCTGGGCGGATGAAATTTCCAAGGTCAACTATCAGGCTTTCGGCGACGTCCTCGCATTCGACGCTACTTATCAAACCAACAA GTACAATCTGATCTTCGTTCCGTTTACCGGGGTTGACAACAACAAGCGATGCGTCACTTTTGGAGCGGGGCTATTGTTTTGTGAGACAATTGAGGCCTACACGTGGCTGTTAAGGGCTTTCCTCGACGCGCACAACAAGCAGCCCACCCTGGTGCTAACTGACCAAGACCCGGCCATGCGGCAAGCAGTGACTGCTGTGTTTGATCGTTCACTCCATCGCCTGTGCATGTGGCACATCATGAAGAAACTACCTGCGAAG ATTACAGGAGAGGTCGCGCATAACACTGAATTCAGGGCTGCCGTTCACAAACTGGTGTGGAACATTTATATTAAACCGGTGACATTCGAGAGGAGATGGGGGAAGCTTCTAGAGAAGTATGGGCTTGAAGGTCACGAGTGGCTGAGAGACATGTACAACATAAAGGAGATGTGGGTCCCGGCATACTTTAGAGAAATCCCAATGTCATGTTTGATGAAGACTACGTCCCG GCAGAGGGTTGGGGACTTCAAGGCGGATGATCGCGCACACGAGTTCAGATCTGGTTTGGCGATAGAGAAGCACTGCGCATTATTGTATTCCCCGGCCATATTCATCGAGGTCCGCAAAGAGATCCTGAAGGGCCTTTTACACTGCTATACTACCGGGGTCGAAGAAGTCGACGGGAGAAAGGTTTATACTGTTACGCATTTGGACAAGCGTTCCGATGTCGTCAATGAATTCACG GTTAAAGTGGACCCAGTCGAGGACACTACAACATGCTCATGTAACCTTTGGTGCCGTATTGGATACCTTTGCAGGCATATATTTTGCGTATACCGGCAAACAAAGGTGGACGAAATCCCGGCTAAGTATGTGGTTAGTCGCTGGAGACGTCACGTGTTGCCGAAGTCGGTTTTCCGTGTAGAATTCAGGTATGGGGTAGACTTGTCTCCGGTTTCGTTGACCAGGAACACCCTAGTGGACTGCTTTTCTGAAGCGTTTGAGGCTGTGATGGGCGACCGGGCAGCGATGGAGGATTTCGTTGAGAAAATCAAAGGCTGGACAAAAGAATTCAATGATGATCGACGTGGTAAAAGAGTCGCCGAGGCAACAGAGTCACAGGTTATGGCTGATATGCTAGGCGTGGTGGTGGAAGATGAGGAGAGCACCCCCGTTTCCTGCTCCAATCCTCAAGGCGTACGCAATAAGGGATGCGGGACAAACAAACGCATGATTGGGCCGGGTGAGAGGGCAGTCCAGAACCACCAAAAACCCCAGCGATTATGCAGAACATGCAACCGATTTGTAACCGGGCATGACTCCCGCAACTGCCCAGAGAAACGCAAGACTGCAGAACCTTAG
- the LOC110930136 gene encoding uncharacterized protein LOC110930136 produces MMVLSDRQKESIKAMGFGGLLGLSVNGIPEKLAFHVVDSFDAKSMTLNIGNASLVVDAGLISKLLGIRNTGLRFADVEVAKTLPPSLKAWRARFPPTTYKAPSLISAEIQKDTYSDMAFFRTDFALLFLTAMGSSQQNGYVKDKILKRLTAETRYEDYNWCEFIIECLRKCKKKWRPSDPKCCWVGPLTVLTLLYVDCTQQPACNTGVGVRALHYWTKDLLTRRQDYEIANGGFGRGRVKPLSEAPAENGGAEQASIVDEWLQELAALRSKIEKTLSDRLNLDPDNEDHRRLKRKYLEVLDMLPCLPDEGLETFEEGDMLNRTAGGSSSPPSALAEGVEQAAQDDTNVASDSADEYEECNLNVLIAGIAKTAVEGDGASLRDVSIVCDTFPGTRGAAGGDDADDGADEPDMGNVGAVTACSGGAGYKQAESLEGVNHGEDQLAVDSQGTVSLGDNSQVDASVPVETRVGRSDVESPANVGKSDSGDVTGGPEATPDDGNKETGATVDDGVENAQADVDGSPPAADVLQQQAASLLRPLAVCGLFAPLVGSPRLAAEIENVSEPGTGVAAERTDGVTTEGVQVSVKTGGGVDGGRSRVGGSSQPSFSLGISQEVACGAGAGEKSPVAGVQTDFGPGPSDDLDVSATISSPVRSPLSFKSWVREGEAPTKVDVASGSQPSFSLGISQSVPCERQPNGKNSSNEAGSGSVRSGGAGGTDGARRRLGADICGWVPIATRGPFDMAEGSKRTGTGGHSKQTEPIQARPIRAFHEKPRLRSNPDDVEIDPKQSTTLELSAWRLLFRKRTKNGLLKQALFEMTESDPSIQVNPDDACDNFPYVMFEDMFGARVETIALQSLEIGSNVAGSVVDAWAHVLNGDPKFSIPRDA; encoded by the exons ATGATGGTTTTAAGTGATCGTCAGAAAGAGTCTATTAAGGCAATGGGTTTCGGGGGCTTGTTAGGTCTGAGTGTCAATGGGATTCCTGAGAAGTTAGCCTTCCATGTGGTGGATAGTTTTGATGCGAAGTCGATGACGTTAAACATAGGTAACGCCAGCCTGGTGGTTGACGCGGGGTTGATTAGCAAATTGTTAGGGATACGAAACACAGGTTTGAGGTTTGCTGATGTCGAGGTAGCCAAGACGCTTCCTCCATCGTTGAAGGCGTGGCGGGCACGCTTCCCACCAACAACTTACAAAGCCCCTTCATTGATTTCGGCCGAAATACAGAAGGACACGTATTCGGACATGGCGTTTTTTCGTACCGATTTTGCCTTGCTTTTCCTCACTGCGATGGGCAGTTCACAGCAGAACGGTTATGTCAAAGACAAGATTTTGAAGCGTTTGACAGCGGAAACAAGATACGAAGATTACAATTGGTGTGAATTCATTATCGAGTGTTTGAGGAAGTGTAAGAAAAAATGGAGGCCATCGGACCCCAAGTGTTGCTGGGTTGGGCCGTTGACGGTCCTGACG TTGTTGTATGTAGACTGCACGCAGCAGCCAGCGTGCAACACCGGCGTTGGGGTCCGCGCACTTCATTACTGGACAAAAGATCTTTTGACGCGTCGTCAGGACTACGAGATAGCGAACGGAGGGTTCGGGCGTGGACGGGTGAAACCTCTAAGTGAGGCCCCAGCTGAAAACGGTGGAGCTGAACAG GCGAGCATTGTGGATGAATGGTTACAAGAGTTAGCTGCTTTAAGGTCCAAAATAGAGAAGACCTTAAGCGATCGGTTGAACCTGGATCCGGACAACGAGGATCATAGGAGGTTGAAGCGGAAATACCTCGAAGTGTTAGACATGTTGCCATGTCTGCCGGATGAGGGATTAGAGACCTTCGAGGAAGGCGACATGCTGAATAGAACAGCCGGGGGTTCTTCCAGCCCTCCGTCCGCCCTAGCAG AGGGGGTTGAGCAAGCGGCGCAAGACGACACAAATGTTGCTTCTGATTCTGCCGACGAATACGAAGAGTGTAATTTAAATGTGTTGATAGCAGGTATCGCCAAAACCGCAGTAGAGGGGGACGGCGCGAGCCTGAGAGATGTAAGCATAGTCTGTGACACCTTTCCAG GGACGCGTGGCGCTGCGGGTGGAGACGATGCCGACGATGGCGCCGATGAACCAGATATGGGCAATGTTGGGGCTGTTACCGCATGTAGTGGCGGTGCTGGGTACAAGCAGGCTGAAAGTTTGGAGGGGGTGAATCACGGGGAAGACCAGTTGGCGGTTGACAGCCAGGGTACAGTGAGCTTGGGGGATAACAGTCAAGTCGATGCTAGCGTGCCGGTCGAAACGAGAGTGGGGCGCTCGGATGTTGAGAGCCCGGCGAATGTTGGCAAGTCAG ACTCGGGTGACGTTACGGGCGGTCCTGAAGCCACGCCCGATGATGGGAACAAAGAAACGGGCGCAACCGTCGACGACGGTGTTGAAAATGCACAGGCGGATGTTGATGGGAGCCCACCTGCCGCCGACGTTTTGCAGCAGCAGGCTGCCTCATTGCTTCGGCCCCTGGCTGTATGCGGGCTGTTTGCTCCGTTGGTTGGATCACCCAGGCTCGCAGCCGAAATTGAAAATGTTTCAGAACCTGGAACAG GGGTGGCCGCTGAACGGACTGATGGCGTGACAACGGAAGGGGTGCAAGTGAGCGTTAAGACTGGCGGAG GTGTTGACGGTGGCAGAAGCCGGGTGGGGGGCAGTAGCCAGCCGAGTTTTAGCTTGGGGATCTCGCAGGAAGTAGCGTGTGGCGCGGGAGCAGGCGAAAAATCACCTG TAGCAGGTGTCCAGACTGACTTCGGACCCGGGCCTTCGGATGATCTGGACGTGTCGGCCACCATATCTAGCCCTGTCAGAAGCCCTCTAAGCTTCAAGTCATGGGTGCGCGAAGGTGAGGCCCCTACGAAGGTTGATGTTGCGTCGGGTAGCCAACCTAGTTTCAGTCTGGGGATATCGCAGAGTGTGCCTTGTGAGCGGCAGCCAAACGGGAAAAACTCGA GTAATGAGGCCGGATCGGGTTCCGTACGTAGTGGTGGTGCGGGCGGCACCGACGGTGCAAGAAGACGTTTAGGAGCTGATATCTGCGGCTGGGTCCCTATTGCAACCCGGGGCCCGTTCGACATGGCAGAGGGCAGTAAGCGCACGGGGACTGGGGGGCACTCGAAGCAAACGGAGCCTATTCAAGCAAGACCAATCAGAGCGTTTCACGAGAAGCCGCGCTTGCGTTCCAACCCTGATGATGTCGAGATAGACCCAAAACAAAGCACGACGCTGGAACTTTCGGCATGGCGGTTGCTTTTCCGTAAGCGGACAAAGAATGGGCTGTTGAAGCAAGCACTATTTGAAATGACCGAGAG TGATCCATCCATACAGGTCAACCCGGACGATGCATGCGATAACTTTCC ATATGTGATGTTTGAAGACATGTTTGGGGCACGGGTGGAAACTATAGCCCTTCAATCCCTGGAGATTGGAAGCAATGTAGCCGGGTCAGTAGTCGATGCATGGGCGCACGTCCTCAACGGTGACCCAAAATTTTCAATCCCCCGGGATGCCTAG